The Halobacterium litoreum genome includes a region encoding these proteins:
- a CDS encoding DUF7126 family protein, producing MKAIVVGSDAGIADALEAEGVEVTRLEGVASGERLEDAGVADADLLVVTDVGEATAIPVAREHNPDLKTVAYTGDGVPEFVKGVLDLTVDPALLDAAAVAEELVGA from the coding sequence ATGAAGGCAATCGTCGTCGGTTCGGACGCAGGTATCGCCGACGCCCTCGAAGCCGAGGGCGTGGAAGTCACGCGACTGGAGGGCGTCGCCTCCGGGGAGCGCCTCGAAGACGCCGGCGTCGCGGACGCCGACCTCCTCGTCGTCACGGACGTCGGGGAAGCCACCGCGATTCCGGTCGCGAGAGAGCACAACCCCGACCTGAAGACCGTCGCGTACACGGGCGACGGCGTCCCCGAGTTCGTGAAGGGCGTCCTCGACTTGACCGTCGACCCCGCCCTGCTGGACGCCGCGGCGGTCGCCGAGGAACTGGTCGGCGCCTGA
- a CDS encoding SDR family oxidoreductase, protein MATVLVAGASGGTGLRLLDALAATDYEVRATTRSASKRERLLDAGADDVAVGDLTNRDAAARAVRGVDRVLCAVGSKPDPRLLVASGIVDDRGVRNLVHASVAADVDRFVLESAIGVGDSKAKMARWMRVLLWPVLDAKNRAEAELRTSGLEHVIVRPGGLTDAPATRDVLVAEGGATVSGTVPRADVARLMVAALDTPAAANRTFEVVSRDGLRGRARGLVDIDWAWPDD, encoded by the coding sequence ATGGCGACTGTCCTCGTCGCGGGTGCGAGCGGTGGGACCGGCCTGAGACTGCTCGACGCGCTCGCCGCCACCGACTACGAGGTGCGCGCGACCACGCGCTCGGCGAGCAAACGCGAGCGCTTACTGGACGCCGGCGCCGACGACGTGGCGGTCGGCGACCTGACGAACCGGGACGCCGCGGCGCGCGCCGTCCGCGGCGTCGACCGCGTGCTGTGTGCGGTCGGGAGCAAGCCCGACCCGCGCCTGCTCGTGGCCAGCGGCATCGTGGACGACCGGGGCGTGAGGAATCTCGTGCACGCGAGCGTCGCCGCCGACGTCGACCGGTTCGTGCTGGAGTCCGCCATCGGCGTCGGCGACTCGAAGGCGAAGATGGCGCGCTGGATGCGCGTCCTCCTGTGGCCGGTGCTGGACGCAAAGAACCGCGCCGAGGCCGAACTCCGCACGAGCGGGCTGGAACACGTCATCGTCCGTCCGGGCGGTCTCACCGACGCCCCGGCGACTCGGGACGTGCTCGTCGCCGAGGGCGGCGCGACCGTCTCGGGGACCGTCCCGCGGGCGGACGTGGCGCGCCTGATGGTCGCCGCGCTGGACACGCCAGCGGCCGCGAACCGAACCTTCGAGGTGGTGAGTCGGGACGGGCTCCGGGGGCGAGCGCGCGGCCTCGTCGATATTGACTGGGCGTGGCCGGACGACTGA
- a CDS encoding sugar phosphate isomerase/epimerase family protein: MQSYRRDVLKATGGSFALGLGATPVAGGQSTDRAVQEQEQETGDDVLASYWAHAGDVKPFTSREWSPWDFERRVEMLAEVGFDGIGIYHADLQHMVEEEGRTLEAIGQTLSEAGIDIVELEFLVNWMLPESDYRRQAEQETRQLLLDAADVLGARHIKVGNINGYPVETSQLQSAFAQLCSEAADVNTMVGMEILPPDPNAETMDQVLEWVRGPENGGLFLDTWHINNIEGISYEDVANLDASDVTAVEMDDGFSGIEGPGFIEQTVNLRRVPGYGDFDVQGFVDAVRATGFDGPWGNEILSEEFRRLPMEPAYRRVYAGAQSVLGTDAGDGMGDGNGGDGEGTGDGNGDGTTTPGNGTTTTTPGNETTTTTQ; the protein is encoded by the coding sequence ATGCAAAGTTACAGACGGGACGTCCTCAAGGCGACCGGCGGGTCGTTCGCGCTCGGCCTCGGCGCGACACCGGTCGCGGGCGGACAGTCCACGGACCGCGCGGTACAGGAACAAGAACAGGAGACGGGCGACGACGTGCTCGCGTCGTACTGGGCGCACGCCGGCGACGTGAAACCGTTCACGAGCCGGGAGTGGAGTCCGTGGGACTTCGAGCGCCGCGTCGAGATGCTCGCCGAGGTGGGCTTCGACGGCATCGGCATCTACCACGCCGACCTCCAGCACATGGTCGAGGAGGAGGGCCGCACCCTCGAAGCAATCGGGCAGACGCTCTCCGAGGCCGGCATCGACATCGTGGAACTGGAGTTCCTCGTGAACTGGATGCTGCCGGAGAGCGACTACCGCCGGCAGGCCGAACAGGAGACGCGGCAACTCCTCCTCGACGCCGCCGACGTGCTCGGCGCGCGCCACATCAAGGTCGGGAACATCAACGGCTACCCGGTGGAGACGAGCCAACTCCAGTCCGCGTTCGCGCAACTCTGCTCGGAGGCCGCCGACGTGAACACGATGGTCGGCATGGAGATTCTGCCGCCGGACCCGAACGCCGAGACGATGGACCAGGTCCTGGAGTGGGTTCGCGGCCCCGAAAACGGCGGACTGTTCCTCGACACGTGGCACATCAACAACATCGAGGGCATCTCCTACGAGGACGTCGCGAACCTCGACGCGAGCGACGTGACGGCCGTGGAGATGGACGACGGCTTCTCGGGCATCGAGGGGCCGGGGTTCATCGAGCAGACGGTGAACCTCCGGCGCGTCCCAGGCTACGGCGACTTCGACGTGCAGGGGTTCGTCGACGCGGTGCGCGCCACCGGCTTCGACGGCCCGTGGGGCAACGAGATTCTCTCCGAGGAGTTCCGCCGCCTGCCGATGGAGCCGGCCTACCGGCGCGTCTACGCCGGCGCGCAGTCCGTGCTCGGCACCGACGCCGGCGACGGAATGGGGGACGGAAACGGCGGCGACGGCGAGGGAACCGGCGACGGGAACGGAGACGGCACGACGACGCCGGGCAACGGCACCACGACGACGACACCGGGCAACGAGACGACGACTACGACCCAGTAA
- a CDS encoding cupin domain-containing protein, with amino-acid sequence MALDRYPDLDPDDGEVVTEELFFSEDALVKAFALGPGAEVDAHEHPDQTNAFHVLDGEVVVVQGDESEAVAAPGVVVHERGVPHGARNETDEVAVFTATMAPMG; translated from the coding sequence ATGGCACTCGACCGCTACCCAGACCTCGACCCGGACGACGGCGAGGTCGTCACCGAGGAGTTGTTCTTCAGCGAGGACGCGCTCGTGAAGGCGTTCGCGCTCGGGCCGGGCGCGGAAGTCGACGCGCACGAGCACCCCGACCAGACCAACGCGTTCCACGTCCTCGACGGCGAGGTGGTGGTCGTACAGGGCGACGAGTCGGAAGCGGTCGCGGCGCCGGGCGTGGTCGTCCACGAGCGCGGCGTGCCCCACGGCGCGCGCAACGAGACCGACGAGGTGGCGGTGTTCACGGCGACGATGGCGCCGATGGGGTAG
- a CDS encoding zinc-binding dehydrogenase, with protein MQAVRFDGHGDTDVIDYGDVPDPEVGRDDVLVDVKAGALNHLDVWTRRGMPTLDLAMPHVPGSDAAGVVLETGADVTRFAEGDRVAVSAGVSCGDCEFCRDGDYPLCTSFHVIGEHVPGVHSELAAVPEDNLVAVPDGVDWETAAAAPLVFQTAWRMLNTRADVSPGESVLVLGASGGVGHAAVQIADHAGAEVYATASSEEKLRYAEEIGADHAIDYESTDFADEIRAHTGKRGVDVVVDHVGEATWDDSLKSLAKGGRLVTCGATTGGRPETHVQRLFWNQLDILGSTMATPGEVDDVLELVWDGTFDVRIRDVLPMSETARAHEMLENREGFGKVVVRPDSDY; from the coding sequence ATGCAAGCAGTCCGGTTCGACGGTCACGGCGACACGGACGTCATCGACTACGGCGACGTCCCCGACCCCGAGGTGGGGCGGGACGACGTGCTCGTGGACGTGAAGGCGGGCGCCTTGAACCACCTCGACGTGTGGACGCGCCGCGGGATGCCGACCCTCGACCTCGCGATGCCCCACGTCCCCGGGAGCGACGCGGCGGGCGTCGTCCTCGAAACCGGCGCGGACGTGACGCGATTCGCCGAGGGCGACCGGGTCGCCGTCTCCGCGGGCGTGTCGTGTGGCGACTGCGAGTTCTGCCGGGACGGCGACTACCCGCTGTGTACCTCGTTCCACGTCATCGGCGAGCACGTCCCCGGCGTCCACAGCGAACTCGCGGCCGTCCCCGAGGACAACCTCGTCGCCGTCCCCGACGGCGTGGACTGGGAGACGGCGGCGGCCGCGCCGCTCGTCTTCCAGACGGCGTGGCGCATGCTCAACACGCGCGCCGACGTATCGCCCGGCGAGTCCGTCCTCGTGCTCGGCGCGAGCGGCGGCGTCGGGCACGCAGCCGTCCAAATCGCCGACCACGCCGGCGCGGAGGTGTACGCGACGGCGTCCAGCGAGGAGAAACTCCGGTACGCCGAGGAAATCGGCGCCGACCACGCCATCGACTACGAGTCGACGGACTTCGCCGACGAGATTCGCGCGCACACCGGAAAGCGCGGCGTCGACGTGGTGGTCGACCACGTCGGCGAAGCGACGTGGGACGACTCCCTGAAGTCGCTCGCGAAGGGCGGCCGCCTCGTGACGTGTGGCGCGACCACCGGCGGCCGCCCCGAGACGCACGTCCAGCGGCTGTTCTGGAACCAACTCGACATCCTCGGGTCCACGATGGCGACGCCCGGCGAAGTCGACGACGTCCTCGAACTCGTCTGGGACGGCACCTTCGACGTGCGCATCCGGGACGTGCTCCCGATGAGCGAGACGGCCCGCGCCCACGAGATGTTGGAGAACCGTGAGGGCTTTGGGAAAGTGGTCGTTAGACCAGACAGCGACTACTGA
- a CDS encoding 5-formyltetrahydrofolate cyclo-ligase, whose translation MPDKQALRERVWDALEDSGEARFPFPPHGRIPNFAGASDAADRLAETEAWRTADAVKANPDAPQLPARRRALRDGKTVYMAVPRLRDEKCFLELDPEAVSDLDAAPTLSHVDEHATQVGPDALPHVDLVLSGSVAVTEAGARVGKGEGYSDLEFAVLSDLGLVDDDTTIATTVHEMQVVDDAEIAPDDHDVPMDLVVTPERTVRTDTEYDRPTGVDWDALSEERIAEMPVLARLRDEL comes from the coding sequence GTGCCGGACAAGCAGGCGCTCCGCGAGCGCGTGTGGGACGCCCTCGAGGACAGCGGCGAGGCGCGGTTCCCGTTCCCCCCTCACGGTCGCATCCCGAACTTCGCGGGCGCGAGCGACGCCGCCGACCGCCTCGCGGAGACCGAGGCGTGGCGGACCGCCGACGCGGTGAAGGCGAACCCGGACGCGCCACAGCTCCCGGCGCGGCGGCGCGCGCTCCGCGACGGGAAGACCGTCTACATGGCGGTGCCGCGGTTGCGAGACGAGAAGTGCTTCCTCGAACTCGACCCCGAGGCGGTGTCGGATTTGGACGCCGCACCGACGCTCTCACACGTCGACGAGCACGCCACGCAGGTCGGCCCGGACGCCCTCCCGCACGTCGACCTCGTGCTGTCGGGGAGCGTCGCCGTCACCGAGGCGGGCGCCCGCGTCGGGAAGGGCGAGGGGTACAGCGACCTCGAGTTCGCCGTCCTCTCGGACCTCGGCCTCGTGGACGACGACACGACGATAGCGACGACGGTCCACGAGATGCAGGTGGTCGACGACGCCGAAATCGCGCCGGACGACCACGACGTACCGATGGACCTCGTCGTCACGCCCGAGCGCACGGTCCGCACCGACACCGAGTACGACCGACCGACGGGCGTCGACTGGGACGCCTTGAGCGAGGAACGAATCGCCGAGATGCCGGTACTCGCCCGCCTCCGGGACGAACTTTAA
- a CDS encoding desampylase: MLALSRAAYESILDHARADQPLEACGVLVGTREDGERHVETVRRVPNVADAPRVRYELDPEATMAVFDEAEATGREVVGFYHSHPTGPSRPSVTDREQAAWPEKVYVVASLAARPPTLDAWLWTGEDFEDVAVAVR; the protein is encoded by the coding sequence GTGCTCGCGCTCTCTCGGGCGGCCTACGAGTCGATTCTCGACCACGCGCGCGCCGACCAGCCACTGGAGGCGTGTGGCGTGCTCGTCGGCACGCGCGAGGACGGCGAGCGCCACGTGGAGACCGTGCGCCGAGTGCCGAACGTCGCGGACGCCCCGCGAGTCCGGTACGAACTCGACCCCGAGGCGACGATGGCCGTCTTCGACGAGGCCGAGGCGACGGGTCGCGAAGTCGTGGGGTTCTACCACTCGCATCCCACGGGCCCGAGTCGGCCGAGCGTCACCGACCGCGAGCAGGCCGCGTGGCCCGAGAAGGTGTACGTCGTGGCGTCGCTCGCGGCGCGCCCGCCGACGCTGGACGCGTGGCTCTGGACGGGCGAGGACTTCGAGGACGTGGCGGTGGCGGTGCGGTGA
- a CDS encoding DUF7504 family protein, protein MNGEAATPFDDLSAGEVVLCVHPSGDRIVEVLPPAAFENLLLLTTNGDLRRLERIVSAHGNPNRVGVVPITGSSVNYDGPLWTTDRVNPGDLTGVSIQFSEAFKHVRPDDGWVVVDNIGVLSMYVSRERLFRLVDSVANAVRERNARCVLATARGVLGESGLAQCRGLANREVSLD, encoded by the coding sequence ATGAACGGTGAGGCGGCGACGCCGTTCGACGACCTGTCCGCTGGCGAAGTGGTGCTCTGTGTTCACCCGAGCGGCGACCGAATCGTCGAGGTGCTCCCGCCGGCAGCGTTCGAGAATCTCCTCCTGCTGACGACGAACGGCGACCTGCGACGACTGGAGCGAATCGTGAGCGCTCACGGTAACCCGAATCGGGTCGGTGTCGTCCCCATCACGGGGTCGTCGGTGAACTACGACGGGCCGCTGTGGACGACCGACCGCGTGAACCCCGGTGACCTGACGGGCGTGAGCATCCAGTTCTCCGAGGCGTTCAAGCACGTCCGCCCGGACGACGGCTGGGTCGTGGTGGACAACATCGGCGTCCTGTCGATGTACGTCTCGCGAGAGCGGTTGTTCCGGCTCGTCGACTCGGTGGCGAACGCCGTCCGCGAGCGGAACGCGCGGTGCGTGTTGGCGACGGCTCGCGGCGTTCTCGGGGAGTCGGGACTCGCCCAGTGTCGCGGGCTCGCGAACAGGGAAGTGTCGCTGGATTAG
- a CDS encoding nuclear transport factor 2 family protein yields the protein MSTTESVLDHHLAMFGERDLDGILSDYAEDAVLVTQDGVLRGHDEIRGLYEELFPEFAADEAMFSLDHQTVEGEYAYIVWHAETPETVYEFASDTFVVRDGEIVAQTLAADTAAK from the coding sequence ATGAGCACGACCGAATCCGTACTCGACCACCACCTCGCGATGTTCGGCGAGCGCGACCTGGACGGCATCCTCTCGGACTACGCCGAGGACGCGGTTCTCGTGACACAGGACGGCGTGTTGCGCGGGCACGACGAGATTCGCGGCCTCTACGAGGAGTTGTTCCCGGAGTTCGCGGCCGACGAGGCGATGTTCTCGCTCGACCACCAGACCGTCGAGGGCGAGTACGCGTACATCGTCTGGCACGCGGAGACGCCCGAGACCGTCTACGAGTTCGCCTCGGACACGTTCGTCGTGCGGGACGGCGAAATCGTCGCGCAGACGCTCGCCGCCGACACAGCGGCGAAGTAA
- a CDS encoding isopentenyl-diphosphate Delta-isomerase encodes MSDTEPSVPVESARDDETAENAEQAVVSVDAYDEKEGLVNRLDAHTGDGVRHRAFTCLLFDEDGRILLAQRAARKRLWDTHWDGTVASHPIEGQTQKEATRERLEEELGITPDQYDDLEVTDRFEYKRHYLDEGLEWEVCAVLQATLHDTSFDRDLDEVGGVTWVDYEDLYENPRFYRQLRLCPWFEIAMRRDFEGDADPVPDGTRE; translated from the coding sequence ATGAGCGACACCGAGCCGAGCGTCCCCGTGGAGTCCGCGCGGGACGACGAGACCGCCGAGAACGCAGAGCAGGCCGTCGTCAGCGTCGACGCGTACGACGAGAAAGAGGGCCTCGTGAACCGCCTCGACGCCCACACCGGCGACGGCGTCCGCCACCGCGCGTTCACCTGTCTCCTGTTCGACGAGGACGGCCGGATTCTGCTCGCGCAGCGCGCCGCCCGCAAGCGCCTCTGGGACACCCACTGGGACGGCACCGTCGCCAGCCACCCAATCGAGGGCCAGACCCAGAAGGAGGCCACCCGCGAGCGCCTCGAAGAGGAACTCGGCATTACGCCCGACCAGTACGACGACCTCGAAGTCACCGACCGCTTCGAGTACAAGCGCCACTACCTCGACGAGGGCCTCGAGTGGGAGGTCTGTGCCGTCCTGCAGGCGACCCTCCACGACACCAGTTTCGACCGCGACCTCGACGAGGTCGGCGGCGTCACGTGGGTCGACTACGAGGACCTCTACGAGAACCCCCGGTTCTACCGCCAGCTCCGCCTCTGCCCGTGGTTCGAAATCGCGATGCGCCGTGACTTCGAGGGCGACGCCGACCCCGTCCCGGACGGCACTCGGGAGTAG
- the guaA gene encoding glutamine-hydrolyzing GMP synthase: protein MVDVTEFIDDAKAEIREELGDSTAIIALSGGVDSSTAAALAYEAVGDQLVPVYVDTGLMRKGETEEIREVFDYMESLRIVDASDRFFAELDGVTDPEEKRHRIGEQFIREFETVAEEVDADYLVQGTIYPDRIESEGTIKSHHNVGGLPDAVDFEGIVEPMRDLYKDEVREVARALDLEEIISERMPFPGPGLAVRVIGEVTPEKVEVCREATAIVEEELEEYDPWQAFAAVLGRATGVKGDNRVHGHVVAVRSVESRDGMTARAQELEWETLQRLQSRIAGTIDEVSRVVYDVTHKPPATIEYE, encoded by the coding sequence ATGGTAGACGTAACTGAGTTCATCGACGACGCGAAGGCAGAGATTCGAGAGGAACTGGGCGACAGCACCGCAATCATCGCGCTGTCCGGCGGCGTCGACTCGTCGACGGCGGCGGCGCTCGCGTACGAGGCTGTCGGCGACCAACTGGTCCCGGTGTACGTGGACACGGGCCTGATGCGGAAGGGCGAGACCGAGGAGATTCGGGAGGTCTTCGACTACATGGAGAGCCTCCGCATCGTGGACGCAAGCGACCGCTTCTTCGCCGAACTCGACGGCGTCACGGACCCCGAGGAGAAACGCCACCGCATCGGCGAGCAGTTCATCCGGGAGTTCGAGACGGTCGCCGAGGAGGTCGACGCCGACTACCTCGTGCAGGGCACCATCTACCCGGACCGCATCGAGAGCGAGGGCACCATCAAGTCCCACCACAACGTCGGCGGCCTCCCCGACGCCGTGGACTTCGAGGGCATCGTCGAACCGATGCGCGACCTCTACAAGGACGAGGTCCGCGAGGTCGCGCGCGCCCTCGACCTCGAAGAAATCATCAGCGAACGCATGCCGTTCCCGGGACCGGGCCTCGCGGTGCGCGTCATCGGCGAGGTGACGCCCGAGAAGGTCGAGGTCTGCCGGGAGGCGACCGCCATCGTCGAGGAGGAACTCGAGGAGTACGACCCGTGGCAGGCGTTCGCCGCCGTGCTCGGGCGCGCCACCGGCGTGAAAGGCGACAACCGCGTGCACGGCCACGTCGTCGCCGTGCGCTCGGTCGAGTCCCGCGACGGCATGACCGCTCGCGCACAGGAACTGGAGTGGGAGACGCTCCAGCGCCTGCAGTCCCGCATCGCCGGCACCATCGACGAGGTGTCCCGCGTCGTCTACGACGTGACCCACAAGCCGCCCGCGACCATCGAGTACGAATGA
- the carA gene encoding glutamine-hydrolyzing carbamoyl-phosphate synthase small subunit translates to MTDAYLALETGDVVEANARAPGTAQGELVFTTAYTGYEESLTDPSYEAQVLTFAYPLIGNYGVRRERFESDRVHPSAVVARELTDDVADWLTEEGVPAVDGLDTRDLVLDIREGGAMKVGIAAGPDATPEQARAQLEDCPHMSDITDIGERVSVDTQETYGDGDTDVALVDCGAKQSIVDSLVERGATVHVLPHDTTPETVADLDPDVLFVSNGPGDPANFEAAERLVDEYIGEVPIAGICLGQQVVARSLGGDTEKMDFGHRGVNQPVLDHDSGRVVMTTQNHGYTVADPGDLDVTQVNVNDDTPEGLDSEELDVMTRQYHPEANPGPNDTLDFFDDVLSMAASRRTPLAAD, encoded by the coding sequence ATGACGGACGCCTACCTCGCGCTGGAGACCGGCGACGTGGTGGAAGCCAACGCACGCGCACCGGGCACAGCACAGGGCGAACTCGTCTTCACGACCGCGTACACGGGTTACGAGGAGAGTCTGACCGACCCGTCCTACGAGGCACAAGTGCTCACGTTCGCGTACCCCCTCATCGGGAACTACGGCGTGCGCCGAGAGCGCTTCGAGTCCGACCGCGTCCACCCCAGCGCGGTCGTCGCGCGCGAACTCACCGACGACGTGGCCGACTGGCTCACCGAGGAGGGCGTCCCCGCCGTCGACGGCCTCGACACCCGCGACCTCGTTCTCGACATCCGCGAGGGCGGCGCGATGAAGGTCGGCATCGCCGCCGGCCCCGACGCCACCCCCGAGCAGGCGCGCGCCCAACTCGAGGACTGCCCGCACATGAGCGACATCACGGACATCGGCGAGCGCGTCAGCGTCGACACGCAGGAGACGTACGGCGACGGCGACACCGACGTCGCGCTCGTCGACTGCGGCGCGAAGCAGTCCATCGTCGACTCGCTCGTCGAACGCGGCGCGACCGTCCACGTCCTCCCGCACGACACCACGCCGGAGACGGTCGCCGACCTCGACCCGGACGTCCTGTTCGTCTCGAACGGCCCCGGCGACCCCGCGAACTTCGAGGCCGCCGAACGCCTCGTCGACGAGTACATCGGCGAGGTGCCCATCGCCGGCATCTGCCTCGGCCAGCAGGTCGTCGCCCGCTCGCTCGGCGGCGACACCGAGAAGATGGACTTCGGCCACCGCGGCGTCAATCAGCCGGTCCTCGACCACGACTCCGGGCGCGTCGTGATGACCACGCAGAACCACGGCTACACCGTCGCCGACCCCGGCGACCTCGACGTGACGCAGGTCAACGTCAACGACGACACGCCCGAAGGCCTCGACTCCGAGGAACTCGACGTGATGACCCGCCAGTACCACCCCGAGGCGAACCCCGGCCCGAACGACACCCTCGACTTCTTCGACGACGTGCTCTCGATGGCCGCCTCGCGTCGAACGCCGCTGGCCGCCGACTAA
- a CDS encoding MogA/MoaB family molybdenum cofactor biosynthesis protein codes for MVDFQSRNTRRDEETDDGGDDDADEAETDDHHHDHDADTVGAAVLTVSSSRSLDDDPGGDAIAAAFEDAGHSVVTRELVADGYDNVQGSVDNLVGRGDVDVVVTTGGTGVTPDDVTVEAVRPLFDKDLPGFGELFRRLSYDEVGTKVVGTRATAGVADGTPVFCLPGSENAARLGSEDVIVPEIEHLVGLASRE; via the coding sequence ATGGTCGATTTTCAGTCTCGGAACACGCGACGCGACGAGGAGACGGACGACGGCGGGGACGACGACGCTGACGAGGCGGAGACAGACGACCATCACCACGACCACGACGCCGACACCGTCGGCGCGGCCGTGCTCACCGTCTCGTCGTCGCGGTCGCTGGACGACGACCCCGGCGGAGACGCGATAGCGGCGGCGTTCGAAGACGCCGGCCACAGCGTTGTCACGCGCGAACTCGTCGCCGACGGCTACGACAACGTCCAGGGGTCCGTGGACAACCTCGTCGGCCGCGGCGACGTGGACGTGGTCGTCACCACCGGCGGGACGGGCGTGACGCCCGACGACGTGACCGTCGAAGCGGTGCGCCCGCTGTTCGACAAGGACCTCCCCGGGTTCGGCGAACTGTTCCGCCGGCTCTCCTACGACGAGGTCGGGACGAAAGTCGTCGGCACGCGCGCCACTGCGGGCGTCGCGGACGGGACGCCCGTGTTCTGTCTGCCGGGGAGCGAGAACGCCGCGCGCCTCGGGAGCGAGGACGTCATCGTCCCCGAAATCGAGCACCTCGTCGGCCTCGCGAGCCGGGAGTAG
- a CDS encoding sensor domain-containing protein, with product MREAVDTGAGARSLADVVGIVADAQTYRNVLYLFLAFPLGIFYYVVLVLGFTLGVALSVILVGLVVLAGTVLGLRFVASFERGLSNRLLGTEIDAPDDVETDGGLVETTKAYLSAGSTWRGLGFVALKFPLGVLSFVLLVSLLGVALELLVLPLFPGGVFNVEVSGWRVARSFETATQRLLAVPVGAVLGVVALHVLNAFARANAAIASSLLGPGGDADEEVTSE from the coding sequence ATGCGTGAAGCAGTCGACACGGGAGCGGGCGCGCGCTCTCTCGCGGACGTGGTCGGCATCGTCGCGGACGCACAGACCTACAGGAACGTTCTCTACCTCTTTCTCGCGTTCCCGCTGGGAATTTTCTACTACGTCGTGTTAGTGCTCGGGTTCACCCTGGGCGTCGCGCTGTCGGTGATACTCGTCGGGCTGGTGGTTCTGGCGGGCACGGTGCTCGGACTGCGGTTCGTCGCGTCCTTCGAGCGCGGTCTCTCGAACAGACTGCTCGGCACGGAGATTGACGCCCCCGACGACGTCGAGACTGACGGCGGCCTCGTGGAGACGACCAAAGCCTACCTCAGTGCGGGTTCGACGTGGCGAGGGCTCGGCTTCGTGGCGCTGAAGTTCCCGCTCGGCGTCCTCTCGTTCGTCCTCCTCGTCTCGCTTCTCGGCGTCGCGCTCGAGCTCCTCGTGTTGCCGCTGTTCCCCGGTGGCGTGTTCAACGTAGAGGTGTCCGGCTGGCGGGTCGCCCGCAGTTTCGAGACGGCCACCCAACGACTGCTCGCGGTGCCCGTCGGTGCCGTCCTCGGCGTCGTGGCACTCCACGTCCTGAACGCCTTCGCCAGGGCGAACGCGGCTATCGCGTCGTCGTTGCTGGGGCCGGGCGGCGACGCCGACGAGGAGGTGACATCCGAGTAG
- a CDS encoding Lrp/AsnC family transcriptional regulator produces the protein MDDIDRRILDTLRRDARTPYTEIAEDIGVSEGTVRNRVDSLVDDGVIERFTVATSTGNVKAMIEIGVAMDVNTHEIGDRMVDWNEVDFVWQVSGEDDIVLVVDATDTGGVNQLVSKAREQEEVVSTKTRLILDEKLG, from the coding sequence ATGGACGACATCGACCGACGGATTCTGGACACCCTCCGACGGGACGCCCGCACCCCCTACACGGAGATTGCCGAAGACATCGGTGTCAGCGAGGGAACCGTCCGCAACCGCGTCGACAGCCTCGTCGACGACGGCGTCATCGAGCGATTCACCGTCGCCACCTCCACCGGGAACGTCAAAGCGATGATAGAAATCGGCGTGGCGATGGACGTCAACACCCACGAAATCGGCGACCGGATGGTCGACTGGAACGAGGTCGACTTCGTCTGGCAGGTCTCCGGCGAGGACGACATCGTGCTCGTCGTCGACGCCACGGACACCGGCGGCGTCAACCAACTCGTCTCGAAAGCCCGCGAACAGGAGGAAGTCGTCTCCACGAAGACCCGCCTGATTCTGGACGAGAAACTCGGCTGA